The Megachile rotundata isolate GNS110a chromosome 11, iyMegRotu1, whole genome shotgun sequence genome includes a region encoding these proteins:
- the LOC100882791 gene encoding cytidine deaminase, giving the protein MDEDTIIDFTTLEPNIQTLIKKSIAAREYSYSPYSKFKVGAAILCVDGTIFTGCNVENASYPVGTCAERTAIVKAVSEGKRKFKALAVAADKEKNDFVTPCGFCRQAIAEFGDIIIYLTGPDTTSVLKTTICKLLPHAFGLGNTEILE; this is encoded by the exons ATGGACGAGGACACAATTATTGATTTTACTACTTTAG aaccaaatattcaaactttgaTAAAGAAGAGTATAGCAGCCCGTGAGTACTCTTATTCACCTTACAGTAAATTTAAAGTTGGAGCTGCAATACTTTGCGTCGATGGAACTATTTTCACAGGATGCAATGTAGAGAATGCATCCTATCCTGTTGGAACATGTGCTGAAAGAACTGCTATTGTAAAAGCAGTATCAGAAGGGAAACGAAAATTTAAAGCATTGGCAGTAGCTGCAGACAAAGAAAAGAATGATTTTGTTACCCCATGTGGCTTTTGTAGACAGGCCATTGCAGAGTTTGGAGATATAATAATTTACTTGACTGGACCTGACACCACAAGTGTTCTAAAAACTACGATATGTAAACTATTACCCCATGCCTTTGGTcttggaaatacagaaatattggaataa
- the LOC100880662 gene encoding uncharacterized protein LOC100880662 encodes MYNCLKLTDPVVICPYNNKHVIVRSRLQNHIVKCEKNYPEHYKIMCPYNATHRLFKNELTEHIITCSTRNVLESEMYPAPRKHGNTSFALNSEISSTIDCTENWDIDNDNTNTSSIEDKDFSTNNMEPQILNANLNSKDNIEKKVLRAPRGFSEAMLREVNEESCVDDVESITSSLGIGRGKGTLRSDQLKLIGLGRGKPLNNDI; translated from the exons ATGTACAATTGTCTTAAACTTACTGATCCAGTTGTGATATGTCCTTATAATAATAAACATGTAATTGTAAGATCTCGTCTTCAAAACCACATTGTTAAATGTGAAAAA AATTATCCtgaacattataaaattatgtgtcCATATAATGCAACTCATCGGTTGTTCAAAAATGAATTAACAGAACATATCATTACATGTTCTACACGTAATGTGTTGGAATCAGAAATGTATCCAG CACCAAGAAAACACGGCAATACTAGTTTTGCATTAAATTCAGAGATTTCAAGTACGATAGATTGTACAGAAAACTGGGATATAGACAATGACAATACCAATACTAGTTCAATTGAGGATAAAGATTTTTCAACTAATAATATGGAACCACAAATCCTTAATGCTAATTTAAA TTCTAAGGATAATATAGAGAAAAAAGTCTTAAGAGCTCCTCGTGGATTTTCTGAAGCTATGTTAAGAGAAGTAAATGAAGAATCTTGTGTTGACGATGTGGAATCAATAACTAGCTCATTAGGGATTGGAAGAGGAAAAGGTACTTTAAGAAGCGACCAGTTAAAATTAATTGGATTAGGTAGAGGAAAGCCACTAAATAATGATATTTAG
- the Ube4B gene encoding ubiquitination factor E4B isoform X1, with translation MNELSQEEVRRRRMARLAGLDSINSGTNSNHSSGPVSPSTPGPSKAFTEQIISPSKQQQFQNSDIPMEVEENSDKQCSSSGVDVDSGIENMEVEESDRKDLKPRSRTTSSSTEITVEQIHSVISRILCISWKEPTEGCVFLPQTAAHASTEKLVDAAEIINEALMEVLCMFVKDEDPLKEINVDISSNREDSPNSQTSPLLSPVATFCRCDICCKSSQSKSFTYLLDCYSRVAVEERNHPKKSSTPPLSDVLAILRAQCVQYSSLVLQGLAGISQSSTTYPLAMTPLLYPVLSQSLPRGYLHELVARTHTNSAVFNKIFTPLLQGLYLSMQHPSLVGNTHRRPIEALEELIEIRCGASSNIRPICRLIIHQVQFLPDIMTSAAGRELTTTSFLGPFLSVSVFAEDEPNVAEKFFSGNPFIDKSMNLTLQQELESTRTSLHKIFHAILANSNCREAMLTYLATLLRHNEKRAQIQTEEFSLAGDGFMLNLLSVLQMLSVKIKLDTVDPLYPFHPSSFVEIKNDTRLKLTYQEVADWLKYLERTHKWVEAKFPTQCWFLTLHCHHIALLPAFQKYQRKLRTLRDVQKMLDDLQATEPQWKDSPFAGRNKELIKRCKEQLKQLGKSKSCTDAGLNDPVLLRRCLHFYISVAEVLLSLLTQTSPGNPLPELPLPQEVPQKFTALPEWYVEDIAEFLLFTLQFSPGVIVNNMDNSLITWLLVVVCTPHCIRNPYLIAKIIEVLFVINPSVQGRTESLHDQVMAHPISKTLLASYLMKFYTDVETTGSSSEFYDKFSIRYHISLILKSMWDSPVHRESIIQESNNGKQFVKFINMLMNDTTFLLDESLESLKRIHEIQELMSDLKAWAAFSQEQQHSRMRQLAADERQARSYLTLAKETVAMFHYLTVDITEPFLRPELVGRLCAMLNFNLQQLCGPKCKNLKVRKPQKYGWEPRALLGQLVDIYLHLDCDNFAAALATDERSFCKELFTDAANRLERSVIKTTTEIERFIALAERAAVIARDNRARDEDYGDAPEEFRDPLMDTLMEEPVKLPSGIVMDKAVIIRHLLNSATDPFSRQPLSEDMLTPMLDLKERISVWKQQKKKSTNI, from the exons ATGAACGAGTTAAGTCAAGAGGAA GTAAGAAGAAGACGTATGGCTCGTCTAGCAGGTTTAGATAGTATTAATTCAGGAACTAATTCAAATCACAGTAGTGGTCCAGTTTCTCCAAGTACACCAGGTCCATCAAAAGCATTTACAGAACAAATAATATCACCATCAAAACaacaacaatttcaaaattctgataTACCAATGGAAGTAGAAGAAAATAGTGATAAACAATGTAGTAGTTCTGGAGTTGATGTAGATTCAGGAattgaaaatatggaagttGAAGAATCTGATAGAAAAGATCTAAAACCAAGATCACGT aCTACAAGTTCTAGTACAGAGATAACTGTAGAACAAATACATTCTGTTATCTCACGTATATTATGCATATCATGGAAAGAACCTACAGAAGGTTGCGTGTTCTTACCACAAACTGCAGCTCATGCATCAACAGAGAAACTTGTTGATGCTGCAGAGATCATAAATGAAGCATTAATGGAGGTattgtgtatgtttgtgaaagatGAAGATcctttaaaagaaattaatgtaGATATATCTTCGAATCGAGAAGACAGCCCTAATAGTCAAACGAGTCCCTTACTAAGCCCAGTTGCGACGTTTTGCCGGTGTGATATTTGTTGTAAATCGTCGCAAAGTAAGAGTTTCACTTACTTACTAGATTGCTATTCAAGAGTTGCAGTTGAAGAACGCAATCATCCAAAg AAATCGAGTACACCACCATTGTCTGATGTACTGGCTATTCTAAGAGCACAATGTGTTCAGTATTCCAGTCTTGTATTACAAGGCCTAGCTGGTATTTCTCAGTCTTCAACCACGTATCCTTTAGCCATGACACCCCTTCTGTACCCAGTATTGTCGCAAAGTTTACCTCGGGGATATTTACACGAGCTTGTGGCAAGAACGCATACAAATTCAgcagtatttaataaaatttttactccACTTTTGCAAGGCTTATACCTTTCAATGCAGCATCCTAGTTTGGTTGGAAATACGCATCGAAGACCGATTGAAGCATTAGAAGAATTAATAGAAATTCGATGTGGTGCGAGTAGTAATATACGCCCAATCTGCCGTTTAATCATTCATCAAGTACAATTTTTGCCTGACATTATGACATCAGCGGCTGGTAGAGAACTTACAACAACATCTTTTCTTGGACCTTTTTTATCAGTTTCTGTATTTGCTGAAGATGAACCAAACGTGGCTGAAAAGTTCTTCAGTGGTAATCCATTTATCGACAAATCGATGAATTTAACGTTGCAACAAGAACTAGAAAGTACCAGGACATcacttcataaaatatttcatgcaATACTCGCGAATAGCAACTGCCGTGAAGCTATGTTAACATACTTGGCAACGTTATTACGTCATAATGAAAAACGTGCTCAAATACAAACAGAAGAATTCTCACTTGCTGGAGACGGATTTATGTTGAACTTATTGTCAGTTCTACAAATGCTCTCagtgaaaattaaattagataCGGTGGATCCTTTGTATCCATTTCATCCGTCAAGTTTTgtggaaataaaaaatgatacaagGCTGAAACTAACGTACCAAGAAGTCGCTGATTGgctaaaatatttagaaaggaCACACAAGTGGGTCGAGGCAAAGTTTCCAACACAATGTTGGTTCCTTACTCTACATTGTCACCATATAGCGTTGTTACCGGCTTTTCAGAAATACCAGAGAAAGCTGAGGACTTTGCGTGATGTGCAAAAAATGCTCGATGATCTACAAGCTACTGAACCACAATGGAAAGACAGTCCTTTCGCAGGTcgtaataaagaattaataaaacgTTGTAAAGAACAATTAAAACAACTTGGCAAGTCTAAATCATGCACAGATGCTGGATTGAATGACCCTGTTTTGTTGAGAAGATGTTTGCATTTTTACATCTCTGTAGCAGAGGTTCTGCTAAGTTTATTGACTCAAACATCACCAGGGAATCCTCTTCCCGAACTTCCTTTACCCCAAGAAGTCCCACAAAAGTTTACTGCATTACCAGAATGGTATGTTGAAGATATTGcagaatttttgttatttactcTTCA ATTCAGTCCTGGTGTAATAGTAAATAACATGGATAATTCACTTATTACATGGTTACTTGTTGTAGTATGTACTCCGCATTGTATACGAAATCCATATTTAATAGCAAAAATTATTGAAGTGCTATTTGTAATAAATCCTAGTGTTCAG GGCCGAACTGAATCGCTTCATGATCAAGTAATGGCACACCCTATATCTAAAACGTTATTAGCATCGTACCTCATGAAATTCTATACAGATGTTGAGACAACTGGTTCCAGCTCGgaattttatgataaattttcaattcgttaTCACATTAGTTTAATCTTGAAATCTATGTGGGACAGTCCGGTGCATCGGGAATCAATTATACAAGAGAGCAATAATGGAAAGCAATTTGTGAAATTCATTAATATGTTAATGAATGATACAACGTTTTTACTAGATGAAAGTTTAGAGTCGTTGAAACGTATTCATGAAATCCAAGAACTTATGTCTGATCTGAAAGCGTGGGCAGCATTTTCTCAGGAACAACAACATTCGCGAATGAGGCAATTAGCAGCAGATGAAAGACAGGCCAGATCATATCTCACTTTGGCCAAAGAAACTGTTGCCATGTTTCATTATTTAACAGTCGATATCACAGAACCGTTCTTACGGCCAGAATTAGTTGGAAGATTATGTGCCATGTTAAATTTTAATCTACAACAGTTGTGTGGccctaaatgtaaaaatttaaaagtaagaAAACCACAGAAATATGGATGGGAACCAAGAGCACTACTTGGCCAATTGGTTGATATATATTTACATCTCGATTGCGATAATTTCGCGGCAGCTTTAGCTACCGACGAG CGCTCATTCTGCAAAGAGTTATTTACTGACGCTGCGAATAGGCTAGAGAGGTCAGTAATCAAGACTACCacggaaattgaaagatttataGCACTTGCAGAACGTGCTGCAGTTATTGCCAGAGATAATCGTGCACGTGATGAAGATTACGGCGACGCGCCAGAGGAATTTCGAGACCCACTTATGGATACACTCATGGAAGAACCTGTTAAACTTCCATCTGGTATTGTCATGGATAAGGCAGTTATTATTAGACATCTCCTTAATAGCGCTACAGATCCTTTCAGTCGGCAACCTCTTAGCGAAGATATGCTTACGCCAA TGCTCGATTTAAAAGAAAGGATATCGGTATGGaaacagcaaaagaaaaaatctacaaatatataA
- the Ube4B gene encoding ubiquitination factor E4B isoform X3 translates to MNELSQEEVRRRRMARLAGLDSINSGTNSNHSSGPVSPSTPGPSKAFTEQIISPSKQQQFQNSDIPMEVEENSDKQCSSSGVDVDSGIENMEVEESDRKDLKPRSRTTSSSTEITVEQIHSVISRILCISWKEPTEGCVFLPQTAAHASTEKLVDAAEIINEALMEVLCMFVKDEDPLKEINVDISSNREDSPNSQTSPLLSPVATFCRCDICCKSSQSKSFTYLLDCYSRVAVEERNHPKKSSTPPLSDVLAILRAQCVQYSSLVLQGLAGISQSSTTYPLAMTPLLYPVLSQSLPRGYLHELVARTHTNSAVFNKIFTPLLQGLYLSMQHPSLVGNTHRRPIEALEELIEIRCGASSNIRPICRLIIHQVQFLPDIMTSAAGRELTTTSFLGPFLSVSVFAEDEPNVAEKFFSGNPFIDKSMNLTLQQELESTRTSLHKIFHAILANSNCREAMLTYLATLLRHNEKRAQIQTEEFSLAGDGFMLNLLSVLQMLSVKIKLDTVDPLYPFHPSSFVEIKNDTRLKLTYQEVADWLKYLERTHKWVEAKFPTQCWFLTLHCHHIALLPAFQKYQRKLRTLRDVQKMLDDLQATEPQWKDSPFAGRNKELIKRCKEQLKQLGKSKSCTDAGLNDPVLLRRCLHFYISVAEVLLSLLTQTSPGNPLPELPLPQEVPQKFTALPEWYVEDIAEFLLFTLQFSPGVIVNNMDNSLITWLLVVVCTPHCIRNPYLIAKIIEVLFVINPSVQGRTESLHDQVMAHPISKTLLASYLMKFYTDVETTGSSSEFYDKFSIRYHISLILKSMWDSPVHRESIIQESNNGKQFVKFINMLMNDTTFLLDESLESLKRIHEIQELMSDLKAWAAFSQEQQHSRMRQLAADERQARSYLTLAKETVAMFHYLTVDITEPFLRPELVGRLCAMLNFNLQQLCGPKCKNLKML, encoded by the exons ATGAACGAGTTAAGTCAAGAGGAA GTAAGAAGAAGACGTATGGCTCGTCTAGCAGGTTTAGATAGTATTAATTCAGGAACTAATTCAAATCACAGTAGTGGTCCAGTTTCTCCAAGTACACCAGGTCCATCAAAAGCATTTACAGAACAAATAATATCACCATCAAAACaacaacaatttcaaaattctgataTACCAATGGAAGTAGAAGAAAATAGTGATAAACAATGTAGTAGTTCTGGAGTTGATGTAGATTCAGGAattgaaaatatggaagttGAAGAATCTGATAGAAAAGATCTAAAACCAAGATCACGT aCTACAAGTTCTAGTACAGAGATAACTGTAGAACAAATACATTCTGTTATCTCACGTATATTATGCATATCATGGAAAGAACCTACAGAAGGTTGCGTGTTCTTACCACAAACTGCAGCTCATGCATCAACAGAGAAACTTGTTGATGCTGCAGAGATCATAAATGAAGCATTAATGGAGGTattgtgtatgtttgtgaaagatGAAGATcctttaaaagaaattaatgtaGATATATCTTCGAATCGAGAAGACAGCCCTAATAGTCAAACGAGTCCCTTACTAAGCCCAGTTGCGACGTTTTGCCGGTGTGATATTTGTTGTAAATCGTCGCAAAGTAAGAGTTTCACTTACTTACTAGATTGCTATTCAAGAGTTGCAGTTGAAGAACGCAATCATCCAAAg AAATCGAGTACACCACCATTGTCTGATGTACTGGCTATTCTAAGAGCACAATGTGTTCAGTATTCCAGTCTTGTATTACAAGGCCTAGCTGGTATTTCTCAGTCTTCAACCACGTATCCTTTAGCCATGACACCCCTTCTGTACCCAGTATTGTCGCAAAGTTTACCTCGGGGATATTTACACGAGCTTGTGGCAAGAACGCATACAAATTCAgcagtatttaataaaatttttactccACTTTTGCAAGGCTTATACCTTTCAATGCAGCATCCTAGTTTGGTTGGAAATACGCATCGAAGACCGATTGAAGCATTAGAAGAATTAATAGAAATTCGATGTGGTGCGAGTAGTAATATACGCCCAATCTGCCGTTTAATCATTCATCAAGTACAATTTTTGCCTGACATTATGACATCAGCGGCTGGTAGAGAACTTACAACAACATCTTTTCTTGGACCTTTTTTATCAGTTTCTGTATTTGCTGAAGATGAACCAAACGTGGCTGAAAAGTTCTTCAGTGGTAATCCATTTATCGACAAATCGATGAATTTAACGTTGCAACAAGAACTAGAAAGTACCAGGACATcacttcataaaatatttcatgcaATACTCGCGAATAGCAACTGCCGTGAAGCTATGTTAACATACTTGGCAACGTTATTACGTCATAATGAAAAACGTGCTCAAATACAAACAGAAGAATTCTCACTTGCTGGAGACGGATTTATGTTGAACTTATTGTCAGTTCTACAAATGCTCTCagtgaaaattaaattagataCGGTGGATCCTTTGTATCCATTTCATCCGTCAAGTTTTgtggaaataaaaaatgatacaagGCTGAAACTAACGTACCAAGAAGTCGCTGATTGgctaaaatatttagaaaggaCACACAAGTGGGTCGAGGCAAAGTTTCCAACACAATGTTGGTTCCTTACTCTACATTGTCACCATATAGCGTTGTTACCGGCTTTTCAGAAATACCAGAGAAAGCTGAGGACTTTGCGTGATGTGCAAAAAATGCTCGATGATCTACAAGCTACTGAACCACAATGGAAAGACAGTCCTTTCGCAGGTcgtaataaagaattaataaaacgTTGTAAAGAACAATTAAAACAACTTGGCAAGTCTAAATCATGCACAGATGCTGGATTGAATGACCCTGTTTTGTTGAGAAGATGTTTGCATTTTTACATCTCTGTAGCAGAGGTTCTGCTAAGTTTATTGACTCAAACATCACCAGGGAATCCTCTTCCCGAACTTCCTTTACCCCAAGAAGTCCCACAAAAGTTTACTGCATTACCAGAATGGTATGTTGAAGATATTGcagaatttttgttatttactcTTCA ATTCAGTCCTGGTGTAATAGTAAATAACATGGATAATTCACTTATTACATGGTTACTTGTTGTAGTATGTACTCCGCATTGTATACGAAATCCATATTTAATAGCAAAAATTATTGAAGTGCTATTTGTAATAAATCCTAGTGTTCAG GGCCGAACTGAATCGCTTCATGATCAAGTAATGGCACACCCTATATCTAAAACGTTATTAGCATCGTACCTCATGAAATTCTATACAGATGTTGAGACAACTGGTTCCAGCTCGgaattttatgataaattttcaattcgttaTCACATTAGTTTAATCTTGAAATCTATGTGGGACAGTCCGGTGCATCGGGAATCAATTATACAAGAGAGCAATAATGGAAAGCAATTTGTGAAATTCATTAATATGTTAATGAATGATACAACGTTTTTACTAGATGAAAGTTTAGAGTCGTTGAAACGTATTCATGAAATCCAAGAACTTATGTCTGATCTGAAAGCGTGGGCAGCATTTTCTCAGGAACAACAACATTCGCGAATGAGGCAATTAGCAGCAGATGAAAGACAGGCCAGATCATATCTCACTTTGGCCAAAGAAACTGTTGCCATGTTTCATTATTTAACAGTCGATATCACAGAACCGTTCTTACGGCCAGAATTAGTTGGAAGATTATGTGCCATGTTAAATTTTAATCTACAACAGTTGTGTGGccctaaatgtaaaaatttaaaa ATGCTATAA
- the Ube4B gene encoding ubiquitination factor E4B isoform X2, whose product MNELSQEEVRRRRMARLAGLDSINSGTNSNHSSGPVSPSTPGPSKAFTEQIISPSKQQQFQNSDIPMEVEENSDKQCSSSGVDVDSGIENMEVEESDRKDLKPRSRTTSSSTEITVEQIHSVISRILCISWKEPTEGCVFLPQTAAHASTEKLVDAAEIINEALMEVLCMFVKDEDPLKEINVDISSNREDSPNSQTSPLLSPVATFCRCDICCKSSQSKSFTYLLDCYSRVAVEERNHPKKSSTPPLSDVLAILRAQCVQYSSLVLQGLAGISQSSTTYPLAMTPLLYPVLSQSLPRGYLHELVARTHTNSAVFNKIFTPLLQGLYLSMQHPSLVGNTHRRPIEALEELIEIRCGASSNIRPICRLIIHQVQFLPDIMTSAAGRELTTTSFLGPFLSVSVFAEDEPNVAEKFFSGNPFIDKSMNLTLQQELESTRTSLHKIFHAILANSNCREAMLTYLATLLRHNEKRAQIQTEEFSLAGDGFMLNLLSVLQMLSVKIKLDTVDPLYPFHPSSFVEIKNDTRLKLTYQEVADWLKYLERTHKWVEAKFPTQCWFLTLHCHHIALLPAFQKYQRKLRTLRDVQKMLDDLQATEPQWKDSPFAGRNKELIKRCKEQLKQLGKSKSCTDAGLNDPVLLRRCLHFYISVAEVLLSLLTQTSPGNPLPELPLPQEVPQKFTALPEWYVEDIAEFLLFTLQFSPGVIVNNMDNSLITWLLVVVCTPHCIRNPYLIAKIIEVLFVINPSVQGRTESLHDQVMAHPISKTLLASYLMKFYTDVETTGSSSEFYDKFSIRYHISLILKSMWDSPVHRESIIQESNNGKQFVKFINMLMNDTTFLLDESLESLKRIHEIQELMSDLKAWAAFSQEQQHSRMRQLAADERQARSYLTLAKETVAMFHYLTVDITEPFLRPELVGRLCAMLNFNLQQLCGPKCKNLKRSFCKELFTDAANRLERSVIKTTTEIERFIALAERAAVIARDNRARDEDYGDAPEEFRDPLMDTLMEEPVKLPSGIVMDKAVIIRHLLNSATDPFSRQPLSEDMLTPMLDLKERISVWKQQKKKSTNI is encoded by the exons ATGAACGAGTTAAGTCAAGAGGAA GTAAGAAGAAGACGTATGGCTCGTCTAGCAGGTTTAGATAGTATTAATTCAGGAACTAATTCAAATCACAGTAGTGGTCCAGTTTCTCCAAGTACACCAGGTCCATCAAAAGCATTTACAGAACAAATAATATCACCATCAAAACaacaacaatttcaaaattctgataTACCAATGGAAGTAGAAGAAAATAGTGATAAACAATGTAGTAGTTCTGGAGTTGATGTAGATTCAGGAattgaaaatatggaagttGAAGAATCTGATAGAAAAGATCTAAAACCAAGATCACGT aCTACAAGTTCTAGTACAGAGATAACTGTAGAACAAATACATTCTGTTATCTCACGTATATTATGCATATCATGGAAAGAACCTACAGAAGGTTGCGTGTTCTTACCACAAACTGCAGCTCATGCATCAACAGAGAAACTTGTTGATGCTGCAGAGATCATAAATGAAGCATTAATGGAGGTattgtgtatgtttgtgaaagatGAAGATcctttaaaagaaattaatgtaGATATATCTTCGAATCGAGAAGACAGCCCTAATAGTCAAACGAGTCCCTTACTAAGCCCAGTTGCGACGTTTTGCCGGTGTGATATTTGTTGTAAATCGTCGCAAAGTAAGAGTTTCACTTACTTACTAGATTGCTATTCAAGAGTTGCAGTTGAAGAACGCAATCATCCAAAg AAATCGAGTACACCACCATTGTCTGATGTACTGGCTATTCTAAGAGCACAATGTGTTCAGTATTCCAGTCTTGTATTACAAGGCCTAGCTGGTATTTCTCAGTCTTCAACCACGTATCCTTTAGCCATGACACCCCTTCTGTACCCAGTATTGTCGCAAAGTTTACCTCGGGGATATTTACACGAGCTTGTGGCAAGAACGCATACAAATTCAgcagtatttaataaaatttttactccACTTTTGCAAGGCTTATACCTTTCAATGCAGCATCCTAGTTTGGTTGGAAATACGCATCGAAGACCGATTGAAGCATTAGAAGAATTAATAGAAATTCGATGTGGTGCGAGTAGTAATATACGCCCAATCTGCCGTTTAATCATTCATCAAGTACAATTTTTGCCTGACATTATGACATCAGCGGCTGGTAGAGAACTTACAACAACATCTTTTCTTGGACCTTTTTTATCAGTTTCTGTATTTGCTGAAGATGAACCAAACGTGGCTGAAAAGTTCTTCAGTGGTAATCCATTTATCGACAAATCGATGAATTTAACGTTGCAACAAGAACTAGAAAGTACCAGGACATcacttcataaaatatttcatgcaATACTCGCGAATAGCAACTGCCGTGAAGCTATGTTAACATACTTGGCAACGTTATTACGTCATAATGAAAAACGTGCTCAAATACAAACAGAAGAATTCTCACTTGCTGGAGACGGATTTATGTTGAACTTATTGTCAGTTCTACAAATGCTCTCagtgaaaattaaattagataCGGTGGATCCTTTGTATCCATTTCATCCGTCAAGTTTTgtggaaataaaaaatgatacaagGCTGAAACTAACGTACCAAGAAGTCGCTGATTGgctaaaatatttagaaaggaCACACAAGTGGGTCGAGGCAAAGTTTCCAACACAATGTTGGTTCCTTACTCTACATTGTCACCATATAGCGTTGTTACCGGCTTTTCAGAAATACCAGAGAAAGCTGAGGACTTTGCGTGATGTGCAAAAAATGCTCGATGATCTACAAGCTACTGAACCACAATGGAAAGACAGTCCTTTCGCAGGTcgtaataaagaattaataaaacgTTGTAAAGAACAATTAAAACAACTTGGCAAGTCTAAATCATGCACAGATGCTGGATTGAATGACCCTGTTTTGTTGAGAAGATGTTTGCATTTTTACATCTCTGTAGCAGAGGTTCTGCTAAGTTTATTGACTCAAACATCACCAGGGAATCCTCTTCCCGAACTTCCTTTACCCCAAGAAGTCCCACAAAAGTTTACTGCATTACCAGAATGGTATGTTGAAGATATTGcagaatttttgttatttactcTTCA ATTCAGTCCTGGTGTAATAGTAAATAACATGGATAATTCACTTATTACATGGTTACTTGTTGTAGTATGTACTCCGCATTGTATACGAAATCCATATTTAATAGCAAAAATTATTGAAGTGCTATTTGTAATAAATCCTAGTGTTCAG GGCCGAACTGAATCGCTTCATGATCAAGTAATGGCACACCCTATATCTAAAACGTTATTAGCATCGTACCTCATGAAATTCTATACAGATGTTGAGACAACTGGTTCCAGCTCGgaattttatgataaattttcaattcgttaTCACATTAGTTTAATCTTGAAATCTATGTGGGACAGTCCGGTGCATCGGGAATCAATTATACAAGAGAGCAATAATGGAAAGCAATTTGTGAAATTCATTAATATGTTAATGAATGATACAACGTTTTTACTAGATGAAAGTTTAGAGTCGTTGAAACGTATTCATGAAATCCAAGAACTTATGTCTGATCTGAAAGCGTGGGCAGCATTTTCTCAGGAACAACAACATTCGCGAATGAGGCAATTAGCAGCAGATGAAAGACAGGCCAGATCATATCTCACTTTGGCCAAAGAAACTGTTGCCATGTTTCATTATTTAACAGTCGATATCACAGAACCGTTCTTACGGCCAGAATTAGTTGGAAGATTATGTGCCATGTTAAATTTTAATCTACAACAGTTGTGTGGccctaaatgtaaaaatttaaaa CGCTCATTCTGCAAAGAGTTATTTACTGACGCTGCGAATAGGCTAGAGAGGTCAGTAATCAAGACTACCacggaaattgaaagatttataGCACTTGCAGAACGTGCTGCAGTTATTGCCAGAGATAATCGTGCACGTGATGAAGATTACGGCGACGCGCCAGAGGAATTTCGAGACCCACTTATGGATACACTCATGGAAGAACCTGTTAAACTTCCATCTGGTATTGTCATGGATAAGGCAGTTATTATTAGACATCTCCTTAATAGCGCTACAGATCCTTTCAGTCGGCAACCTCTTAGCGAAGATATGCTTACGCCAA TGCTCGATTTAAAAGAAAGGATATCGGTATGGaaacagcaaaagaaaaaatctacaaatatataA